One segment of Polyangiaceae bacterium DNA contains the following:
- a CDS encoding patatin-like phospholipase family protein, translated as MPKPENGPAFPRRPKVAFVGTGGAARGIAHLGVLRACEELGIAP; from the coding sequence ATGCCGAAGCCCGAAAATGGTCCAGCGTTTCCCCGTCGTCCAAAGGTCGCGTTCGTAGGCACCGGTGGTGCAGCGCGGGGCATCGCTCACTTGGGTGTTCTGCGTGCCTGTGAAGAGCTGGGGATTGCCCCA